The window CCTTTTGAACCCAGTTATGGTGCAAATGGGTTTTTGATCCGTGTGGTTACCCCCATTTACAATATCATTAAGTTCGAGGTGGATAGTAGTCAGAATGGCACGAAGCCACACTCGGCATGGAGGAATTATGATGACATAAATGAGTTCTTTTGGAGTAGAAAGTGCTTTCGCAGGCTTGGGTGGCCTATTAATCGAGGCCCAAAATTTTTTGAAACCGATAAGACTAAGAAAGTGGGGAAGACGGGTTTTGTAGAGCAAAGGTCATTTTGGAATGTGTTTCGGAGCTTTGATCGGTTATGGGTATTGTTAATTTTGTCTTTGCAGGCTTTTGTTATTGTTGCTTGGCAGGGGACGGAGTATCCATGGAAAGCATTGAAGAACCGGGGTGTGCAGGTGAAACTGTTGACTGTTTTTATCACATGGGGTGCTCTTCGTTTTCTCCAATCTGTGCTTGATGCTGGTACTCAGTATAGTTTGGTTTCGAGAGAGACAAGGTCATTAGGGGTGAGGATGGTGCTAAAGAGTGTGGTTGCCATAACATGGACTGTTGTCTTCGGTGTTTTCTATGGGAGGATTTGGAGTCAGAAGAACTCTGATGGGATGTGGTCAGATGCTGCAAATAGGAGGATTATTACTTTTCTCGAGGCTGCCTTTGTGTTTATCATCCCTGAATTGCTGGCATTGACTCTTTTTATGATTCCATGGGTACGAATCTGTCTCGAGGAAACAAATTGGAAGGTTTTGTACTGTTTGACCTGGTGGTTTCATACCAGAACCTTTGTGGGTCGTGGCCTAAGGGAAGGACCGGTTACTAACATGAAGTACTCACTGTTTTGGATTGCAGTATTGGCTTCAAAATTCTCATTCAGTTACTTTCTTCAAATCAAGCCCCTGATAGCACCAACAAAAATTCTCTTGTCTAGCACGGTTTTAACATACACTTGGCATGAGTTTTTTGGTAAAGCCAATAGGACAGCAATTGTGGTGTTGTGGGTTCCTGTTCTTTTGATCTACCTCATGGATTTGCAAATTTGGTATGCAATATTCTCCTCCCTTGTTGGTGGAGCAAATGGATTGTTCTCACATCTTGGTGAGATTCGGAATATTGAACAATTGAGGCTTAGGTTTCAGTTCTTTGCCAGTGCAATGCAGTTCAATCTCATGCCTGAGGAGCAAACGGAAAATACAAAGTTGTCACTAGTGAAGAAGCTCCGAGACGTAATCCACAGATTCAAGCTTCGATATGGACTTGGCCAAGTATACAAGAAGATAGAGTCAAGCCAAGTGGAAGCAACCAGGTTTGCCTTGATATGGAATGAGATAATTTTGACTTTCAGAGAAGAAGATCTCATCAGTGATGCAGAACATGAGCTTTTGGAACTACACCAAAATTGTTGGAATATTAGGGTTATTCGCTGGCCGTGTGTCCTCCTGTGCAATGAGCTGCTGCTCGCTCTCAGTCAAGCAGCAGAGGTCACGGATAAATCTGATAGTTGGCTTTGGCCTAAGATATGCAAGAATGAGTATAGGCGGTGTGCTGTAATTGAAGCTTATGATAGCATCAGGTACTTGCTTCTTTTGGTTGTTAAATCTGGCTCAGAAGAGAATTCAATTGTTGCAAATTTCTTCCAAGAGATAGAAAGGTACATTGAGATTGGGAAGTTCACTGAGATGTATAAGATGACTTTACTACCACAAATCCATGCCAAGTTGATATCTCTAATTAAGCTTTTGTTGGGACCTAAGAAAGATCATAGTAAGGTGGTGAATGTGTTGCAGGCCTTGTATGAACTCTGTGTTCGAGAATTTCCAAAGGTGAAGAGGTCCATAGTGCAGTTGAGGCAGGAAGGTTTGGCACCACTTAGTCCAGCAGCAGATGCAGGGTTGCTCTTTGAGAATGCTGTCGAATTCCCTGATGCTGAGGATGCTAGGCATTTACGGCGTTTGCAGACGATTCTTACTTCAAGAGATTCAATGCATAATGTCCCAACAAATCTTGAGGCAAGACGGCGTATAGCTTTCTTCAGCAATTCCCTCTTTATGAACATGCCCCATGCTCCCCGTGTTGAGAAAATGGTGCCTTTCAGCATTCTGACCCCTTACTATAATGAAGAAGTAATGTATGGCCAAGGAACACTTCGGAATGAGAATGAAGATGGCATTTCCACTTTGTTTTATCTGCAGAAAATATATGCTGATGAATGGGCGAATTTTATGGAGCGGATGCATAGAGATGGCATGGAGGACGACAATGAAATATGGTCAACGAAGGCAAGGGACCTCCGCCTTTGGGCCTCATACAGAGGCCAGACACTATCTCGCACTGTAAGGGGAATGATGTACTATTATAGGGCTCTCAAGATGCTTACTTTTCTTGATTCTGCATCTGAGATGGACATAAGAAATGGATCACAACAACTTGCTTCTCATGGTTCTTTAAGCAGTGGTTTAGATGGTCCATTCTTGGGTAAGGCACCACCTGCTAAGAAATTGGACAGGGGAGCTGGGGGTGTGAATCTTTTGTTTAAAGGGCATGAGTATGGCAGTGCTCTGATGAAGTTCACATATGTGGTTGCCTGCCAGATTTATGGATCACAGAAGATGAAAGGAGATCCTCGTGCTGAGGAGATCTTGTTTCTGATGAAAAACAATGAGGCTCTTCGAGTTGCCTATGTTGATGAGGTTCCTTCAGGGAGAGAGGAGGTGGAATATTATTCTGTCCTTGTGAAGTATGACGATGAGCTGCAGAAGGAGGTGGAGATTTACAGGATCAGATTGCCTGGTCCTTTGAAGATTGGAGAGGGCAAACCAGAAAATCAGAATCATGCCATTATCTTTACCCGTGGTGATGCACTTCAGACCATTGACATGAACCAAGACAATTATTATGAGGAGGCACTAAAGATGCGAAATCTATTGGAAGAATTCAAGACATATTATGGTATCAGGAAGCCAACCATATTAGGAGTCCGTGAAAATGTCATTACAGGGTCTGTTTCCTCACTTGCTTGGTTCATGTCTGCCCAAGAGATGAGTTTTGTGACATTAGGGCAGCGTGTTCTCGCAAATCCTTTGAAAGTTCGAATGCACTATGGTCATCCAGATGTTTTTGATAGGTTCTGGTTCTT of the Vitis vinifera cultivar Pinot Noir 40024 chromosome 10, ASM3070453v1 genome contains:
- the LOC104878648 gene encoding callose synthase 11-like, with protein sequence MNLRHRPIPTRTRSRGGAYAPSQPVSAEVYNIIPIHDVLTDHPSLSFPEVRAAAEALRTAEDLRKPSFVTWYNHMDILDWLGMFFGFQNDNVRNQREHLVLHLANSQMRLSPPPKTVGSLDPTVLRDFRSKLLKNYTSWCSYLGRKSQLWLSNRRDALRRELLYVSLYLLIWGESANLRFCPECICYIFHHMALELNQILENYIDDNTGRPFEPSYGANGFLIRVVTPIYNIIKFEVDSSQNGTKPHSAWRNYDDINEFFWSRKCFRRLGWPINRGPKFFETDKTKKVGKTGFVEQRSFWNVFRSFDRLWVLLILSLQAFVIVAWQGTEYPWKALKNRGVQVKLLTVFITWGALRFLQSVLDAGTQYSLVSRETRSLGVRMVLKSVVAITWTVVFGVFYGRIWSQKNSDGMWSDAANRRIITFLEAAFVFIIPELLALTLFMIPWVRICLEETNWKVLYCLTWWFHTRTFVGRGLREGPVTNMKYSLFWIAVLASKFSFSYFLQIKPLIAPTKILLSSTVLTYTWHEFFGKANRTAIVVLWVPVLLIYLMDLQIWYAIFSSLVGGANGLFSHLGEIRNIEQLRLRFQFFASAMQFNLMPEEQTENTKLSLVKKLRDVIHRFKLRYGLGQVYKKIESSQVEATRFALIWNEIILTFREEDLISDAEHELLELHQNCWNIRVIRWPCVLLCNELLLALSQAAEVTDKSDSWLWPKICKNEYRRCAVIEAYDSIRYLLLLVVKSGSEENSIVANFFQEIERYIEIGKFTEMYKMTLLPQIHAKLISLIKLLLGPKKDHSKVVNVLQALYELCVREFPKVKRSIVQLRQEGLAPLSPAADAGLLFENAVEFPDAEDARHLRRLQTILTSRDSMHNVPTNLEARRRIAFFSNSLFMNMPHAPRVEKMVPFSILTPYYNEEVMYGQGTLRNENEDGISTLFYLQKIYADEWANFMERMHRDGMEDDNEIWSTKARDLRLWASYRGQTLSRTVRGMMYYYRALKMLTFLDSASEMDIRNGSQQLASHGSLSSGLDGPFLGKAPPAKKLDRGAGGVNLLFKGHEYGSALMKFTYVVACQIYGSQKMKGDPRAEEILFLMKNNEALRVAYVDEVPSGREEVEYYSVLVKYDDELQKEVEIYRIRLPGPLKIGEGKPENQNHAIIFTRGDALQTIDMNQDNYYEEALKMRNLLEEFKTYYGIRKPTILGVRENVITGSVSSLAWFMSAQEMSFVTLGQRVLANPLKVRMHYGHPDVFDRFWFLTRGGISKASRVINISEDIFAGFNCTLRGGNVTHHEYIQVGKGRDVGLNQISMFEAKVASGNGEQVLSRDVYRLGHRLDFFRMLSFFYSTVGFYFNTMVVVLTVYTFLWGRLYLALSGVEGSTTNSSTNNRALGAVLNQQFIIQLGLFSALPMVVENTLEHGFLSAVYDFLTMQLQLASIFYTFSMGTRTHFFGRTILHGGAKYRATGRGFVVEHKSFAENYRLYARSHFVKAVELGVILIVYASQSPMAKNTLVYILMAITSWFLVVSWIMAPFVFNPSGFDWLKTVYDFDDFMNWIWCSGGILAKAEQSWETWWYEEHDHLRTTGLWGKLLEMILDIRFFFFQYGVVYRLKITSGNTSIAVYLLSWIYMIVAVGICIIIAYARDKYSATQHIYYRLVQLLVIVVIVLVIVLFLKFTNLIFLDLITSLLAFIPTGWGLISIAVVLRPFLQSTVVWETVVSLARLYDLLFGIIILAPVALLSWMPGFQSMQTRILFNEAFSRGLQISRILTGKKNIDM